Within the bacterium genome, the region ACCTGGGTGGCGGTAGGTCGCGGAGGTCACCAGCGTGCCCAGCTTGATCCGGCTCGTCACGCCGGCAATAAATGCCAGGATCGCATAGGCCTCCAGCATCGGGCGGTCCGTGACGCCCGGGGCGACCGGCTGCTCGTCCCAGAAGAAGTGATCCCAGACCCACAGAGCCTCGAACCCGGCCGCCTCGGCGCGACGCGCCATGGCGGCGAGCTCCGGACCGAACCTCGCCGGGCCGCCCGGTATCGCGAAATTCGCTACGCTCAAGCCAACGCGCATTTGGCCCTCCTGTTCGCCCCTACCGCGCCGCCTGTTCGGCGGTTCCGCAGAACGCGGCGATCGTGCGCGCCAAGACCCTGGTGCAGTCGACGATGGACGGGATCTCGACGTACTCCACGGCGGAGTGTCCGCCGGCTCCCGCGGGTCCGTAGATAACCGTCGGGATGCCCGCCGCGGCCAGCAGCGCCGCGTCGGTCCAGCCCGCCCCGCCCACGTGGTCCGGCCGGGCGCCGAGGACGGTCTCGGCGGCCGCGTCGATCGCGCGGATGATCTCCGCGTTCGGGTCGACCTGCAGCGGCTCCCGCGCGCCGATCAGCTCGACCGTGCCGTGGAACGACGAGTCCTGTTGCGAGAGCTGTGCCAGGATCTCCTCGATCTCGGCCCGCACCGTCGCGCCGGTCTCGCCCGGCAGTGTGCGCCGTTCGATCTGCAGCGTGCATGACGGCGGGTACGTGCTCAGCCCTTCGCCGCCTTCGATGAACGCCGCGTGGACCGACGGGCGGCCGAGGAGCGGGTGCTGCCGCCGCGGGAACACCTCTTTCTCGAGGCGCTCGATCGCGGCCAGCACGCGCCCCATATGGAAGATCGCATCGATCCCGGCGCGAACGTCGCTGCCGTGCGCGGCCCGTCCCTCGGCGCGAATCTTTGCCCACACGAACCCTTTGTGGGCGATGCGAAGCCGGAGGCCGGACGGCTCGGTGATGATCGCGGCGTCCGCCCGGTAGGTTTCGGCGACGGCTTCGGTCCCGACGCTGAGATACTCT harbors:
- a CDS encoding ArgE/DapE family deacylase, which translates into the protein MSTVDGPRDPSSFVDREFIIRQLEALVRIPSVNPDLVPGAAGETAIARYLANACEELGMRAKIELAAPGRPNVIAVLPGAGPARGRSLLINGHTDTVGDAGMEAPFEPRREGDRLYGRGSSDMKAGLVAMLAAVAAVRAAGLRLLGDVTLAFVADEEYLSVGTEAVAETYRADAAIITEPSGLRLRIAHKGFVWAKIRAEGRAAHGSDVRAGIDAIFHMGRVLAAIERLEKEVFPRRQHPLLGRPSVHAAFIEGGEGLSTYPPSCTLQIERRTLPGETGATVRAEIEEILAQLSQQDSSFHGTVELIGAREPLQVDPNAEIIRAIDAAAETVLGARPDHVGGAGWTDAALLAAAGIPTVIYGPAGAGGHSAVEYVEIPSIVDCTRVLARTIAAFCGTAEQAAR